A stretch of the bacterium genome encodes the following:
- a CDS encoding DNA alkylation repair protein produces the protein MTSAQFAREALKQLRAVKLRNQPPAGYLGTDKYELLGVYQKDVERIGRALLIDLPENWPEALSALRAQDVFEAKGLAVDIAVRKRKDFQKSHWTIFSKWLDDCEGWALVDCLCCDLLSLFLVRWPELVTKTESWTRSRSLWKRRASLVVLVRPIRDGLFADELFERLEVLAEEREPMIYKAVSWGLRSAISTHKSQVEEFLQDYEHLLRPAVVREVRTKLTTGRKTIKTKD, from the coding sequence GTGACTTCCGCACAGTTTGCGCGCGAAGCTCTGAAGCAGTTGCGTGCGGTGAAGCTGCGCAATCAGCCGCCCGCGGGCTATCTCGGCACGGACAAGTATGAACTGCTCGGAGTCTATCAGAAGGACGTTGAGCGCATCGGCAGAGCGTTGCTGATTGACCTGCCGGAGAATTGGCCGGAAGCGTTGAGCGCGCTCCGTGCGCAGGACGTGTTTGAAGCCAAAGGCCTTGCGGTTGATATTGCCGTGCGCAAGCGCAAGGACTTTCAGAAGAGCCACTGGACGATTTTCAGCAAGTGGCTGGACGATTGCGAAGGCTGGGCGCTGGTGGACTGCTTGTGCTGTGATTTGCTGTCGCTCTTTCTCGTGCGCTGGCCGGAGCTTGTGACCAAGACGGAAAGCTGGACACGCTCGCGGTCGCTGTGGAAACGGCGCGCGTCGCTGGTGGTGCTGGTGCGCCCGATTCGGGACGGTCTGTTTGCGGACGAGTTGTTTGAGCGGCTGGAAGTTCTTGCCGAGGAGCGGGAGCCGATGATCTACAAAGCCGTGTCGTGGGGGCTGCGCTCGGCGATTTCCACGCATAAATCACAAGTGGAAGAGTTTTTGCAGGACTATGAACATCTCTTGAGGCCTGCTGTGGTGCGTGAAGTTCGCACCAAGCTGACGACGGGGCGCAAGACCATTAAGACAAAAGACTAA